The Candidatus Paceibacterota bacterium genome contains the following window.
TCGTAGAGATAACTCGGCAAGTGTTTTTGCTTCATCCCCCATTATTTCCTTAAGTGAGTCTGTTCTTTTAATAAGATCACGTAACCTTTGCCAAGAAAAATAACCGTGGCGGAGGTCACCTTTTTCAAATACAGTATCTTTAGTAAAATTACCAGCTAAACCCCCCTCATCTAACGGGACTCTGGCAATCAGCCCAATATTATGTTTTTTAGCATAAGCAAAAAGTTCTTCGGTTGGCTTTTGATGAAAAATATTAAAAATAAACTGAACGCTTGAAATAAGTCCAGTGTCTAAAGTCTTTAAACAATTGCTAGGTTCATAATCATTAACAGATATACCCCAATGCTTTACTTTTCCTTCCTTTGTTAATTTCTTAATAGTATTTTTCCAGCCTTCCTCTTTGGCAAAATCATCTTGCCAGACATGAAATTGGACAAGGTCGAGTGTCTTAACCCCTAAGCTTTTTAGGGAATCATCTACACATTTTTCTATATGATCATTGGGAAAGACCTCA
Protein-coding sequences here:
- a CDS encoding aldo/keto reductase, coding for MKYRTLGKTNLKVSEIGCGTWQLANDPHFWVGANPEESLKSLYRFIELGGNFIDTAWIYGYSEEFPDKHPSEELLGKFLRESGKRDQVIIATKIPPKNMKWPAQKGAPISEVFPNDHIEKCVDDSLKSLGVKTLDLVQFHVWQDDFAKEEGWKNTIKKLTKEGKVKHWGISVNDYEPSNCLKTLDTGLISSVQFIFNIFHQKPTEELFAYAKKHNIGLIARVPLDEGGLAGNFTKDTVFEKGDLRHGYFSWQRLRDLIKRTDSLKEIMGDEAKTLAELSLRYILSFDQVSSVIPGMRKVKNVEANMSVSDGRKLSKSLMKELKKHSWERNFYKND